A stretch of Anolis sagrei isolate rAnoSag1 chromosome X, rAnoSag1.mat, whole genome shotgun sequence DNA encodes these proteins:
- the LOC132780084 gene encoding cytochrome P450 2G1-like, whose translation MEWAATLILLILVFITCYLLISSKRKHKGRLPPGPTPLPLIGNLLQIKPTKILKSLLELHEKYGSVFTVYFGPHPVLVLCGHQAVKEALVDKVEEFSGRTTTPSIVPSFEGYGVSESNGARWKEMRRFTLTVLRSFGMGKKSIEQRIQEEGQFLVEEFRKTKENPFDPTFLLSRLFSNIICSICFGKRFDYEDKEFETLVVMVNKFVWEMSTSWAQFYDIYANYLNYIPGIYNKMYDCMEGRLLIAKRIKKNQETFDPNFPRDYIDCFLIQMRKEKDNPDSEYNTKNLERNILSLLIGGTEPGSSTFRYGFLFLMKYPEVQAKVHEEIDQVIGPNRVPNTQDRRQMPYTDAVIHEVQRCSDVLPMSLVHMVTRDTEFRGYHIPKGMTVYAILSTVLHDPTMFKSPNVFNPDNFLDENGCFKKNEAFVPFSAGKRSCLGEALARMELFLFFTTILQNFQLKSLVPPEDIDLTPQMIGLGNIPPFYQLCAIPR comes from the exons ATGGAATGGGCTGCAACACTCATTCTCCTCATTCTTGTCTTCATTACTTGCTATCTGCTCATATCATCTAAGAGGAAACATAAGGGGAGACTTCCTCCGGGACCCACTCCCCTGCCCCTGATTGGGAATTTACTGCAGATCAAGCCAACCAAAATATTAAAATCTCTTCTTGAG CTACATGAAAAATATGGCTCTGTTTTTACTGTCTATTTTGGGCCACATCCAGTTCTGGTCTTATGTGGACACCAAGCTGTGAAGGAGGCTTTGGTAGACAAGGTGGAAGAGTTCAGCGGAAGGACTACCACCCCTTCAATAGTGCCTTCCTTCGAAGGATATG GAGTGTCTGAGTCCAATGGAGCTCGCTGGAAGGAAATGCGCCGGTTCACCCTCACCGTCTTGAGGAGTTTTGGAATGGGGAAAAAGTCTATTGAACAGAGGATCCAAGAGGAGGGCCAATTCCTGGTGGAGGAATTTCGGAAGACAAAGG AAAATCCTTTTGATCCTACCTTCCTCCTCAGCCGTCTATTCTCCAATATAATTTGCTCGATTTGTTTTGGGAAGCGCTTTGACTATGAGGACAAGGAATTCGAGACGCTCGTGGTGATGGTAAACAAATTTGTATGGGAGATGAGCACATCCTGGGCCCAG TTCTATGACATCTATGCCAACTACCTGAATTACATTCCGGGAATCTACAATAAGATGTATGATTGCATGGAAGGAAGGCTCCTTATTGCCAAGAGAATCAAGAAGAACCAAGAGACATTTGACCCTAATTTCCCACGTGACTATATTGATTGCTTCCTCATTCAGATGAGAAAG GAAAAGGACAATCCAGACAGTGAATATAATACGAAGAACTTGGAACGGAACATTCTTagtctgctcattggaggaacaGAGCCAGGCAGTTCTACCTTCAGATATGGCTTCCTGTTTCTGATGAAATATCCAGAAGTGCAAG CAAAAGTGCATGAAGAAATTGATCAAGTGATTGGCCCTAATCGTGTCCCAAACACTCAAGATCGGCGGCAGATGCCGTATACAGATGCCGTTATCCACGAAGTGCAGAGATGCAGTGATGTTCTTCCTATGAGTTTGGTCCACATGGTCACTCGTGACACTGAATTCAGAGGATATCATATCCCGAAG GGGATGACGGTCTACGCAATACTCAGCACTGTCTTGCATGACCCCACAATGTTTAAAAGCCCCAATGTTTTCAACCCAGATAACTTTTTGGATGAGAATGGATGCTTCAAGAAGAATGAGGCCTTTGTGCCTTTCTCCGCAG ggaAACGGAGCTGCCTGGGTGAAGCCTTGGCCCGCATGGAACTGTTCCTTTTCTTCACCACCATCCTGCAAAATTTCCAACTGAAGTCCCTTGTGCCCCCTGAAGATATTGACCTCACTCCTCAGATGATTGGCTTGGGCAACATCCCACCCTTTTATCAGCTGTGTGCCATCCCACGCTGA
- the LOC132780563 gene encoding cytochrome P450 2G1-like yields the protein MEWATTLISLLVVFISCHLLISSKRKQLHKGRLPPGPTPLPLIGNFLQIKSSETLKSLIKLREKYGPVFTVYFGTRPVLVLCGHQAVKEALIDKAEEFSGRTTMPSLEPSFQGYGVSFSNGTRWKELRRFSLMVLRSFGMGKKSIEERIQEEAQFLVEEFRKTKENPFDPTFFLGCAFSNIICSIVFGNRFDYEDKEFQAFVGMVHKFFREMSTAWAQFYDIYANYLNYIPGIYSNIYDAMDMKLFVAKRIKKNQETLDPNFPRDYIDCFLIRMEKEKDNPGSEFFMQNLEHTILNLIRGGTESGSSTLKYGFLLLMKYPEVQAKVHEEIDRVIGHNRFPNTEDRRQMPYTNAVIHEVQRCSDVFPMSAAHMVTCDTEFRGYHIPKGMAVYPLLSTVLHDPTMFKSPNAFNPENFLDENGRFKKNEAFVPFSAGKRNCLGEALARMELFLFFTTILQNFHLKSLVPPEDIDLTFQESGFSNIPPFYQLCAIPR from the exons ATGGAATGGGCTACTACACTCATTTCTCTCCTTGTTGTCTTTATTTCTTGCCATCTGCTCATATCATCTAAGAGGAAACAATTGCACAAGGGGAGACTTCCTCCAGGACCAACTCCTCTGCCCCTGATTGGGAATTTCCTGCAGATCAAGTCAAGTGAAACCTTAAAATCTCTTATCAAG CTACGTGAAAAATATGGCCCTGTTTTCACCGTCTATTTTGGGACACGTCCAGTTCTGGTCTTATGTGGACACCAAGCTGTGAAGGAGGCCCTcatagacaaggcagaagagttcAGTGGAAGGACTACCATGCCTTCATTGGAGCCTAGTTTCCAGGGATATG GAGTGAGTTTTTCCAATGGAACACGTTGGAAGGAACTGCGCCGGTTCTCCCTCATGGTCTTGAGGAGTTTTGGAATGGGGAAAAAGTCTATTGAAGAGCGAATCCAAGAGGAGGCCCAATTCCTGGTGGAGGAATTTCGGAAGACAAAGG AAAATCCTTTTGATCCTACCTTCTTCCTCGGCTGTGCATTCTCCAACATCATTTGCTCTATTGTTTTTGGGAACCGCTTTGACTATGAGGACAAAGAATTCCAGGCTTTCGTAGGGATGGTACATAAATTCTTCAGGGAAATGAGCACCGCCTGGGCCCAG TTCTATGACATCTATGCCAACTACTTGAATTACATTCCGGGAATCTACAGTAACATCTATGATGCCATGGACATGAAGCTCTTCGTTGCCAAGAGAATCAAGAAGAACCAAGAGACCTTGGACCCTAATTTCCCACGTGACTATATTGATTGCTTCCTCATCCGGATGGAAAAG GAAAAAGACAATCCAGGCAGTGAATTTTTTATGCAGAACTTGGAGCACACCATTCTTAATCTGATCCGTGGTGGAACAGAGTCGGGCAGTTCCACCTTGAAATATGGCTTCCTGCTTCTGATGAAATATCCTGAAGtgcaag CAAAAGTGCATGAGGAAATTGATCGAGTGATTGGCCATAATCGTTTCCCAAACACTGAAGATCGGCGGCAGATGCCGTATACAAATGCTGTGATCCACGAAGTGCAGAGATGCAGTGATGTCTTTCCTATGAGTGCAGCCCACATGGtcacttgtgacactgaattCAGAGGATATCATATCCCTAAG GGGATGGCAGTCTACCCATTACTCAGCACTGTCTTGCATGACCCTACAATGTTTAAAAGCCCCAATGCTTTCAACCCAGAGAACTTCTTGGATGAGAATGGACGCTTCAAGAAGAATGAGGCCTTTGTGCCTTTCTCCGCAG GGAAGCGGAACTGCTTGGGTGAAGCCTTGGCCCGCATggagcttttccttttcttcaccaCCATCCTGCAGAATTTCCATTTGAAGTCCCTTGTGCCCCCTGAAGATATCGACCTCACTTTTCAAGAAAGTGGCTTTTCCAACATCCCACCCTTTTACCAGCTCTGCGCAATCCCACGCTGA